Genomic DNA from Paucilactobacillus hokkaidonensis JCM 18461:
TGTAATAGGGAAAAGATATTTTAATTGATTTTTAATGTTGGTAGAATGTATTATGTAAGGCAGCAAGATAAATGGAGGTTTACGCAGGGATGGATAAATTAAAAGTTGGTGTGATTGGCGCAACTGGAATGGTTGGCCAACGGTATGTTTCACTATTAGAAAACCATCCGTGGTTTGAAGTCGTGGTTGTGGCAGCAAGTGCTCATAGCGCAGGTAAGACATACGCGGAATCGGTGCATGGTCGTTGGAAAATGGAAAATCCGGTCCCAGATTCAGTTAAAGATTTGGTACTGCTAGATGTTAAAGACGTTAAAACAATTGCCGATCAAGTTGATTTTGTCTTTTCTGCTGTCAGCATGAGTAAAGATGAAATTCGTGCAATTGAAGAAGAATATGCTAAAACGGAAACGCCAGTAGTATCTAATAATAGTGCGCATCGTTGGACGCCAGATGTCCCAATGATCGTACCAGAAATCAACCCGGAACATTCAGAAATTATTAAATATCAACGCGAACGATTAGGGACAAAACGCGGATTTATTGCGGTTAAACCGAATTGCTCTATTCAAAGTTACACACCAGCATTATCAGCTTGGAGAAAGTTTGAACCAACCCAAGTGATTGCGACAACTTATCAGGCCATTTCAGGGGCTGGTAAAACATTGGAAGACGCACCAGAAATTGTGGGCAATGTGATCCCATATATTAGTGGTGAAGAGGCTAAATCTGAAAATGAACCACTAAAAATTTGGGGCCATGTTGACGATGAGAAAAAAGAAATTGTTTCTGCAGAGTCACCAGTGATTACTAGCCAATGTTTGCGGGTGCCCGTTTTATACGGACATACTGCTGCAGCATTTGTTAACTTCAAACAAAATCCGACTAAAGAAGAATTAATTGAAGCGCTTGAAAGTTATCGCGGTGAGCCTCAAAAGTTAGGATTGCCAAGTGCCCCTAAGCAATTTATCCAGTATATGCAACAAGATGACCGCCCACAAGTTCGTTATGACGTTAACTTTGAAAACGGGATGGGAATTTCAATCGGTCGTTTACGACCAGATAAAATTTTTGACTGGAAGTTTATCGGATTATCACATAACACATCGCGTGGTGCTGCGGGTGGCGCAATTTTATGTGCTGAATTATTGAAGGAACAAGGGTATATCGAAAAGAAATAGGTGGATGATTTCAGCTTGGCTATGCTTAGAATTTAATCGCTTTATAGTACACTATCGTTAGTGTAAGGTTTTCCTAGATGGTCAACATATTTCTAGGAATATTCATTTTAGATTGAATATATAAGAAAAGACCTGTAGCCTTTTAATCGACGAAGATTAAAAGAAAGGATGCAGGTCTTTCATGTTTATTTTAGCAGATTTTATTGATTCATTGAATAATTTAGATAGTTTATTTGATTTGGAGGAACAAGTTATTCGTTGTTTGCGGGAAATGTTTCAAGAAATTGTATCTAAATACTTAATTCAATTAGACGAAACGTTAGTTTCTCAGATTCCAAGTGACCATACCTTTATTAACCGACAACCACGAACAATTAATTTTATGTTTGGTGCTGTTTCATTTGAACGTAGATGTTATAGGAAGACAGATGGAACCAATTATTTTCCACTGGATACACATTTAAAACTTGTGTCGCGAAAAAGGTTTTCACCATATTTTAAAAGTGTGGTTAGTAAGATTGGTCAAATGACTACCATGAGAAACACAGCGGATATGATTAACCTTGCCAGTCAGACTGATATTAGTGCATGGGCAGTCGACAAAATCGTTAGAGAGATGGCCGACATCGTTGCTGTCGAGGAAGAAACACTTGATAAAAAAATTGTTCATCGTAAAAAAGTGGATAATTTAGTAATTGAAGGAGATGCTTTTGAAGCCCGAGAACGTGGTAAGCAACGGGTTTCTGTGCATCATTATAGGGTATACGAATCCACTAATGCTGGTCCAGTAAATAAGCGTGAATTTGTTGAAACCAATCATTTAAAAGCACGAAAACAAGTTTGTGATTATCTGGAAGTACATTATAAATTAAGCGAAATGGTAGTGTTTTTAGCAAGTGATGCCGGTCCTGGATATGATCCCATCAGTATGCGCGAATTAGTTCCTGGGGCAAAAAAAGTTGAGTATGTAATTGATCGGTATCACTTTATTCGAAAATTCGAGCAGACCATCGGTCTACAAAACCCGTTAAGTAGAAAGGCTACAGCCGCTATTAGAGGACATAATTTGAACCAATTGGAGGCTATTTTAGATACTTTTGAATCGCAAATTACAACTGGAAAAGATTCCGAAAAGTTGATCAAATTAAGACATTATCTAAGCCGTAATTGGAAATATATCAAACGTCCCAAAGATCGCGGCTATAAATATATGGGCAAATTAGGCTCAGTTGAGAGCTCACACAGAGCTTTCACTTACCGCTTAAAAAAGCAGGGTAAGAGTTGGTCTAAAGAAGGATTACAAGCTATGCTAGTTCTCATACTAGCAAGAGTTAACAGACATCTTAATCAAGATCTATCATCAGGATTAAGAAGGCTAAGAGAACTTAAAATTGAAGTATCTCTCGAGCCAATTAAATCAATTAGGTTCACAGATTTAAACCGAAAAACACGTTCACATCACATAGGCGTTAAAATTGGTAATATTACTGTTGATTCATCAACGAGTAGCCCCATAGGGGCAATGGCAAAAGCATACTCCCGTTAATTCGGATGTATAAATATTAAGTCGAATAAAAGGTATCTAGGAAAACTTGACACATACTACACTATCGAATATCTACAAAAGTTCTAACTTCCATGCTATAATGAATTTGTAAAAGAAAGGGGCGTACTTTTCAGCACGTCCTTCCAGCGGAACCATTTTAAGAATGGCTGACTGGTTTATAGTGACTAAAGCCACCTCAACTCGTCAAAGTTATAATGGGTGGCTTTTTGTGTGCGTACTTATAGTTTTGATTATCAGCTGTTACCGCTTGATAATCGCCACTACAATTGCCACAATGACGCTGATCAGCATGAGTATTAACCCACCAAAATCTAGCATCAACAAAATTGCATCTGTAACAGACACAACAACTGGTCCTTTCTTCAGATTGATACCACATGGCATCACCTCTTTTCAAAAATGACCAGTCAGCCATAATGCATTCCATTATTTTGAAAACTAACCCATAATTTCACGCCCCTTAAAACTTCCAGCAGTATAACAAAGCTCTAATCCCTTTCGCATGACATTTAGATGATATTACGACCATAAAATTCTAACTAACTTTTTTAACGAATTTACGGCTATTTGGCGTAGATAAACAGTTCTAATTTATATTCTGACTATTGTATTTTTTTATATCGGTGATATAATTATTTTCAGATTGAAGGACGAGCTACATAGTTATCCGTCAGAGATGTTAAGACATAGGCTGAAATCTTAACAGTTAGGTGAGCTAAGGTAGTACTACCTTTGAAAATCTATTTCCCCAATTAAGGAAATCCGGGTTGGTTCCCGCTAGCAGCCAATGGAGGCAAGATTTTGTGGACTTATTTTAGAGTACAGGTCTTGTGAACATGGGTGGAACCACGTTAATAATGTTAATAACGTCCCTAGTATCTTTTGATACTAGGGACTTTTTTATTTTATAAAAGGAGAGTGGAGTTAATGGCACAAGTTCAAGTTTTAGCAGCAGACGGTTCAGTTAAAAAAATTGACCGCGATTCACCAGAAGGATTACAAGCATTGCGCCAAACAACAGCTTTATTATTAGCTGCTTCATTGCACCAAAAGTTTGATAAAATTCGGTTAGGAGCAGCGGTGGCCAGCGATGATGGCTTTTACGTTGATTCTGACAAAGATGAAATTCAAGTTTCAGCTGATGAATTGAGTGGATTAGAAGACAGTATTAAAAAATTCGCTAAAGACGACGCTAAAATTGAACGAGTAGAGGTAGCTTTGAACGACGCACTGGCGCAAGTTAAGGCGGACCCATACCAAACAGAATTATTCAAAGAGGCTGCTAAAGGCGATAAAGTTTCATTGTTTAAAGTTGGTGACTTTGCAACAATCGCTGGTGAAGATGTGCTTTGTTACGTTGATGCTGTTAAAAACTTTAAAGTCTTGTCCGTTGCCGGTGCTTACTGGCAAGGCAAGTCATCAAATCCAATGCTTCAACGGATTTATGGAACTGTTTTCTACAAAAAAGATGCGCTGGAAGCAGATTTACAAGCACGGCAAGAAGCACGTGAACGTGACCACCGGGTGATTGGTAATGATTTGGACCTCTTCTTCGTTGACCCTAAAGTGGGTGCCGGCTTGCCTTACTGGATGCCTAAAGGTGCCACGATTCGTCGGGTGATTGAGCGCTACATTATTGACAAGGAAGTTGCCAATGGTTATAAACACGTGTACACACCAATTTTAATGAATCTAGATGTGTATAAAACTTCTGGTCACTGGCAGCATTATCGTGAAGATATGTTTCCACCAATGGACATGGGTGATGGCGAGCAACTTGAGTTACGCCCAATGAATTGCCCAAGTCATATTCAAATTTACAAACATCATATCCGCTCATACCGTGAATTACCACTACGGATTGCCGAGCTGGGAATGATGCACCGTTATGAAAAATCAGGTGCTCTATCTGGGTTACAACGGGTTCGTGAAATGACCTTAAATGATGGTCACACATTTGTGGCTCCTAACCAAATTCAGGATGAATTTAAGAGCATTTTGAAATTAATGATCGAAGTTTATCATGACTTTGATATTAGTGATTATAGTTTTCGGCTTAGTTATCGTGATCCAAAGAATACTGATAAGTACTTTGATGATGACGAAATGTGGAACAATGCGCAGACAATGTTGAAGCAAGCCATGGATGATTTAGGCCTTGATTACTACGAAGCAGAGGGTGAAGCTGCATTCTATGGTCCTAAGCTTGATGTCCAAACAAAGACAGCGTTAGGAAATGATGAAACACTTTCTACTATTCAATTAGATTTCATGCTGCCAAAGCAATTTGATTTACATTATGTTGGTGAAGATGGCCAACAACATCGGCCAATCATGATTCATCGTGGCTTAGTTTCAACGATGGAACGTTTTACAGCTTACCTAACTGAAATGTACAAGGGAGCCTTTCCAACTTGGCTGTCACCGGAACAAGTTAAAATTATTCCAGTTAAGGAAGAAATTCATGCTGATTATGCTGAAAGTCTTCGCAAGGAATTAGCAGCTGCCGGGATTCGAGTTTCAATTGATCATCGTAATGAAAAAATGGGTTACAAGATCCGTGAAGCCCAAACACAAAAAGTGCCATATACATTGGTTGTTGGGGACAAAGAAGTTAAAGACACTGGTGTAACTGTCCGTAAATATGGTGAAGAAAAGCAAGTAAGTAAATCAAAACAAGATTTCTTAGATGAAATTTTGGGAGATTTAAGTAGTTACTCGAGAGAATAGAGCGTGAGCAGGAACGCTAAGGGATCGTAGGCTAAGTTAGAAATGACCATTGATGAATCGATTTTTAATTCATTGATGGTCATTTCTAATTTAGCCCTAGATTGCTGTTCCTGGGAACACATTTCGGCAACATAAATATTTAGGATACGAAAAAAGCCTCTCAAACTTTGGACAGTCGACAGAGGCTTAATTCGTATTAAGTTAAGTTGAAAGCCCACCGCTTTAAACGGCAAGCATCAGGGATTGCAGTTATACCCAATAGTTGTAATTCCTTTTATTTACACTCACATTATATGATATTTATTTTTTTAATCAAATCATGCCCATGCAGCAAATTGATTTCTTAATAGATTATAATCTGCCAAAAAGAAGTTACAATCTGCTATTCAAGTTTGCTCTTAACTTCGCTAGTATAGATAGTTGAAAGCGGTTTAAAAAATAAACAGTTAGAAGTGATTAATATGGAGAAATATTTTCTAGGTACATATACTCATCGTGTTAGTAAGGGAATTTATTCGTTTGATTTTGATCCTAGCAATGGACAAGCGTCTAATCTGAAACTGGTTCACGAAGCGGTTAATCCATTTTATTTAGCATTGGGATCCGAGCATATATTATATTGCATTAACAATAACAACGATGTGACTAAACCTGGTGGCATTATGGCAATTGACGTTGACAATCCAAGTGTAGTTAAAGCGTCGACTTATGATTCTGCAATTTCAGGAACCTACATTGCATACAATGATGTAAAACGATTAATCTATTTAGCAAACTATGACATCAACG
This window encodes:
- the asd gene encoding aspartate-semialdehyde dehydrogenase, with the translated sequence MDKLKVGVIGATGMVGQRYVSLLENHPWFEVVVVAASAHSAGKTYAESVHGRWKMENPVPDSVKDLVLLDVKDVKTIADQVDFVFSAVSMSKDEIRAIEEEYAKTETPVVSNNSAHRWTPDVPMIVPEINPEHSEIIKYQRERLGTKRGFIAVKPNCSIQSYTPALSAWRKFEPTQVIATTYQAISGAGKTLEDAPEIVGNVIPYISGEEAKSENEPLKIWGHVDDEKKEIVSAESPVITSQCLRVPVLYGHTAAAFVNFKQNPTKEELIEALESYRGEPQKLGLPSAPKQFIQYMQQDDRPQVRYDVNFENGMGISIGRLRPDKIFDWKFIGLSHNTSRGAAGGAILCAELLKEQGYIEKK
- a CDS encoding ISLre2-like element ISLho1 family transposase, coding for MFILADFIDSLNNLDSLFDLEEQVIRCLREMFQEIVSKYLIQLDETLVSQIPSDHTFINRQPRTINFMFGAVSFERRCYRKTDGTNYFPLDTHLKLVSRKRFSPYFKSVVSKIGQMTTMRNTADMINLASQTDISAWAVDKIVREMADIVAVEEETLDKKIVHRKKVDNLVIEGDAFEARERGKQRVSVHHYRVYESTNAGPVNKREFVETNHLKARKQVCDYLEVHYKLSEMVVFLASDAGPGYDPISMRELVPGAKKVEYVIDRYHFIRKFEQTIGLQNPLSRKATAAIRGHNLNQLEAILDTFESQITTGKDSEKLIKLRHYLSRNWKYIKRPKDRGYKYMGKLGSVESSHRAFTYRLKKQGKSWSKEGLQAMLVLILARVNRHLNQDLSSGLRRLRELKIEVSLEPIKSIRFTDLNRKTRSHHIGVKIGNITVDSSTSSPIGAMAKAYSR
- a CDS encoding putative holin-like toxin; the protein is MSVTDAILLMLDFGGLILMLISVIVAIVVAIIKR
- the thrS gene encoding threonine--tRNA ligase — its product is MAQVQVLAADGSVKKIDRDSPEGLQALRQTTALLLAASLHQKFDKIRLGAAVASDDGFYVDSDKDEIQVSADELSGLEDSIKKFAKDDAKIERVEVALNDALAQVKADPYQTELFKEAAKGDKVSLFKVGDFATIAGEDVLCYVDAVKNFKVLSVAGAYWQGKSSNPMLQRIYGTVFYKKDALEADLQARQEARERDHRVIGNDLDLFFVDPKVGAGLPYWMPKGATIRRVIERYIIDKEVANGYKHVYTPILMNLDVYKTSGHWQHYREDMFPPMDMGDGEQLELRPMNCPSHIQIYKHHIRSYRELPLRIAELGMMHRYEKSGALSGLQRVREMTLNDGHTFVAPNQIQDEFKSILKLMIEVYHDFDISDYSFRLSYRDPKNTDKYFDDDEMWNNAQTMLKQAMDDLGLDYYEAEGEAAFYGPKLDVQTKTALGNDETLSTIQLDFMLPKQFDLHYVGEDGQQHRPIMIHRGLVSTMERFTAYLTEMYKGAFPTWLSPEQVKIIPVKEEIHADYAESLRKELAAAGIRVSIDHRNEKMGYKIREAQTQKVPYTLVVGDKEVKDTGVTVRKYGEEKQVSKSKQDFLDEILGDLSSYSRE